The Moorena sp. SIOASIH genome contains the following window.
GGTAGTTCTAGTTCAAAAGAGGGTTTAATTATTTGTACTGGTGTGCCGTTGATTTCACTGAAAGTGGTTCTCAGGGTTTCATGGCGAGCGATGATTTGGTTGAGACTTTTTTGTAGGGCTACATAGTCTAGTTTACCTACTAGATGTAAGGTTAATGGCATATTGTAGGCGTTGCTACTCAAGGCCATTTTTTCTATAAACCATAGCCTTTGTTGGGCATAGGATAATGGTGGGGGGTTGCCGTTTCGCTCAATAGGCTTAATTAAGTTTTCCTTGAATTCTCTCTTTAAATTAGCTTGTTGTAAAAAAGTAATAATTTCCTGCTTACGATTGCTTAATTGAGTCTGTAGCTCTGATGTCAATACTCCCTCTGGAGCTTTACAACGCAAGCGTTCACCTTCAAGCCATAATTTGACATTTTGATTAGCCAGATTCTCTAAAAATTTTTTTACTGTTTTCATAGTTCGATTTCTTCTAATTTTTCTTGATTGTTAGAAATTGTTTCTAGTCGTTCTGCTAAAAAAGCATCGTCATCTATCGCATCAATGTCAGCGCCTAATTGTTTGATAGTAGGATTTTCAAATAGCTTACTTACAGATAACTCTACTGACAATCCTTGTCGCACACGAGAAACAACCTGAGTTGCCATCAAAGAATGACCTCCCAAATCAAAGAAGTTATCATGTATACCCACCTTTTCTATACCCAACACTTCTGCCCAAATTTCTGCTAATACCTTCTGTGTTTCCGTCTGTGGAGCTACATACTCCGTTGACACACTACTAGCCATATCCGGTACAGGCAAAGCCTTACGGTCTACCTTACCGTTAGGAGTCAGAGGCAGTTGCGACAACACCATCAACCCCGATGGCACCATATACTCTGGCAACCGCGACTGTAGATACTCTCTCAACTGCGGTATCAGTTCCTTTCTGAACTGGGAACTCAACGGATTATTCCCATAATTATTCCAGTTACTTGCTACCACCGATTTTTGAGTTAGGGGTGTTAACACTATCCCTTCTTTGGCTAACTCACTGCGCACAAATACCCCATCCATCAATTCCGGACCTCCCTGAGCAGACCAACACAACTCTAGAGAATACCCATTATCCGAACTCAGTTGATGTAGCCTCTCTGGGTCGATGCCATTGACTCGCTTCTCCTGTAAAAACTGCCTCAACTGCTGTACATTCTGTTTTGATTCTGGCTGTGATAGCCACTCTACCAACTCTACATCATTAGCTACTCTGCCATTGACTAAACCACTAAAGCAAATTGATTCTGGCCCAATGTCTCGCAGATAAGTTTCTATCTGTTGAGCACTCAGAGCCGCTCCACTTTCTACAGTCGGTGTTATTACTTTTCCTGGTTGTGCCTCTATATGCAACAGTACGCTATAGCGATATTTATTCAGTTCATTGTGTTCTGTTCCCCTCTGTAAACGTATTTGTACATGAGTTATTTCTGGATGTTTTTCTTTCAGAGCTACAAACAACTCTGGTGAGACTAACAACTCGGTCTCCTGCTCCATTTTTATGTCTATCTTTTCTTTGAGTTGTTGTCTCGACAGTGAGGGAGTTGCTTGATACAGTTGCACTGAACTGTGAAAGGCTTTCATTAATGGCCAACTCCGGATATCCCCTAAGAAAATCATCCCTCCTGGTTTGACTACCCTGATACTGTTTTCTATTACTTCCAACAGATATTCCACACTAGGGAAATACTGCACTATTGAACTCAGTAGGACTACATCGAAACTGTTATCTGCCACATCAGCCATGTCTTCAGCTCGTTTCTGTGCTAAGGATACATGACCATATTTGTCGGGTTCCTGTTCTATTTGTTGTTTGATGTATTCTAATGAGACATTGGAGATATCTGTTCCATAATATTTTTTTGTCTGGGGTGCGATTTGAAACAGGAGCATTCCTGTGCCACAACCTATTTCCCACACACTCTCTGGTTTCTGGGCTAATACTTGAGTTACTATATCTCCTGCCCAGATGCGCATTTGCTCTACTGGTATGGGCTGGTTGTCGTAGTTGCTAATCCATCCTCTCGTGTTGAATAGGGGGTCAGTTACTTCACTGAGTTGGTCGTAGATTTGTTGATTGAATATGTCTTGCCAACTATCTACTTGGGTTTCTGATAGTTCTCGGTTGGAGGTGGTTGTGGTTTGGGTTTCTGGTACTATGTATGCTACTAAACGTTTATCTCCTGGGTTGTCTTCTCTTGCTACTACTACCGTTTCTTTAACGATGGGATATGAATTGAGAACTACTTCTATTTCTCCGGTTTCGATACGATATCCCCGGATTTTTACTTGATGGTCTATGCGACCTATAAATTCTATGTTGCCATCCCCTAAGTACCGAGCCAAATCCCCCGTCTTATATAATTTTGAGTCTTCAAAAGGGCTAGGAATAAATTTTTCGGCTGTGAGTTCGGGGCGGTTGTGGTAGCCTGTTGCTAAACCATCTCCTCCAATATGAAGTTCTCCAGGCACTCCTATGGGCACTGGTTGTAAATTTGAGTCCAGGATGTATACCTGGGTGTTGGATATTGGCTTGCCTATGGGTACTGATTTTTCTAGATTACTATCAGCTTTGACTGGGAAACAGCAGGTGAATGTGGTGTTTTCTGTTGGCCCGTAACCGTTGATTAGTTGACATCCTGGGAGTTTTTCTACTACTTTATGCACATGGGTTACTGATAATACGTCTCCTCCTGCTAATAGTTGCTTTAATGATTTTAAGTTTTCTAGTTGCTCTTCTACCATCAGTTGGAATAATCCTGCTGTCAGCCATAGGGTCGTGACTTGGTTTTCCCTAATTGCTGCTCCTATTTCTGCTAGGGAGGGTTGATGGGGTGGCATTACTGCTAGGGTTCCTCCGTTAAGCAGACTGCCCCAAATTTCAAGTGTAGCTGCATCAAAGGATATGGGTGCTAATTGTAGGAATATGTCTTCTTCTGTGAGCTTAATATAGTTGGTATTTTTTACCAGTCGCACTACTCCTTGATGTCTGATGTTCACTCCCTTGGGTAGACCTGTTGAACCGGAGGTATACATCATGTATGCCTGATGCTCTGATGTTATTGATACTGTTAGGTTTTCTGAACTTGCTGTATTTGGTAGGTCTGGCTCCAAACATATTACTTGAGCTGCCGTTTGAGGTAGATAATGTTGCCATTGTTCTTGACTCAAGATGATGGATAGTTGTGCATCTTCTACCATGTACTTGAGACGGGAAATTGGATAATTCGGGTCTAATGGCACATAAGCTCCTCCGGCTTTGAGTATGGCTAATAAACCTACTACCATCTCGACTGAACGCTCTACACATATTCCCACTAGGGTTTCTGGAACTACTCCCAATTTTTGCAAATAATGGGCGAGTTGATTAGCTTTGCTATTTAATTGGGAATAGGTCAGCTTTTGCTCCTCAAATACTACTGCTACTGCATCTGGTGTTTTTTCGACCTGCTCTTCAAATAACTGATGGATACATTTGTCATTTGGGTAATCTGTTTTGGTGTTGTTCCACTCCACCAGTATCTGGTCTAGCTCTGGCTCTGTCATTAATGGCAACTGGCTAATAGGTCGCTCTGGATTCTCTACTGCTGCTAATAGTAAGTTTTTATAATGTGACAAAATCCTGCTAATAGTTTCGGCCTCAAACAA
Protein-coding sequences here:
- a CDS encoding non-ribosomal peptide synthetase gives rise to the protein MKTVNFISYLQNLGVKLWIEEEQLECYAPKGVMTAELKRNLVERKTEILEFLREVQITKKSVASSIQSISREQVIPLSYAQQRLWFIEKMALSSNAYNMPLTLHLVGKLDYVALQKSLNQIIARHETLRTTFSEINGTPVQIIQPPFELELPKKDLSGLTPSEATTKLQQLLQQENELSFNLEVDPPIRAGLFQLGTTEHILQITLHHIASDGWSLTVLPKELSAIYTATLFEKPSPLPELPIQYADFAVWQRNYLQGKTLETQLSYWKQKLQDLPQLQLPTDHPRPAVETFNGAGIPINIPAAVTSKVKQLTQKQGTTLFMTLLAVFKVLLSRYSGQESIAVGTPIANRNRSEIEGLIGFFVNSLVMYTDLGGFPSFTEVLNRVKQTALEAYGHQDIPFEKLVEELQPERALSQNPLFQVMFAVQQSEILKPSFNLPNLEVGWYEGTGAEMTVRMDLEFHLWPVGEEIKGFCAYNRDLFEAETISRILSHYKNLLLAAVENPERPISQLPLMTEPELDQILVEWNNTKTDYPNDKCIHQLFEEQVEKTPDAVAVVFEEQKLTYSQLNSKANQLAHYLQKLGVVPETLVGICVERSVEMVVGLLAILKAGGAYVPLDPNYPISRLKYMVEDAQLSIILSQEQWQHYLPQTAAQVICLEPDLPNTASSENLTVSITSEHQAYMMYTSGSTGLPKGVNIRHQGVVRLVKNTNYIKLTEEDIFLQLAPISFDAATLEIWGSLLNGGTLAVMPPHQPSLAEIGAAIRENQVTTLWLTAGLFQLMVEEQLENLKSLKQLLAGGDVLSVTHVHKVVEKLPGCQLINGYGPTENTTFTCCFPVKADSNLEKSVPIGKPISNTQVYILDSNLQPVPIGVPGELHIGGDGLATGYHNRPELTAEKFIPSPFEDSKLYKTGDLARYLGDGNIEFIGRIDHQVKIRGYRIETGEIEVVLNSYPIVKETVVVAREDNPGDKRLVAYIVPETQTTTTSNRELSETQVDSWQDIFNQQIYDQLSEVTDPLFNTRGWISNYDNQPIPVEQMRIWAGDIVTQVLAQKPESVWEIGCGTGMLLFQIAPQTKKYYGTDISNVSLEYIKQQIEQEPDKYGHVSLAQKRAEDMADVADNSFDVVLLSSIVQYFPSVEYLLEVIENSIRVVKPGGMIFLGDIRSWPLMKAFHSSVQLYQATPSLSRQQLKEKIDIKMEQETELLVSPELFVALKEKHPEITHVQIRLQRGTEHNELNKYRYSVLLHIEAQPGKVITPTVESGAALSAQQIETYLRDIGPESICFSGLVNGRVANDVELVEWLSQPESKQNVQQLRQFLQEKRVNGIDPERLHQLSSDNGYSLELCWSAQGGPELMDGVFVRSELAKEGIVLTPLTQKSVVASNWNNYGNNPLSSQFRKELIPQLREYLQSRLPEYMVPSGLMVLSQLPLTPNGKVDRKALPVPDMASSVSTEYVAPQTETQKVLAEIWAEVLGIEKVGIHDNFFDLGGHSLMATQVVSRVRQGLSVELSVSKLFENPTIKQLGADIDAIDDDAFLAERLETISNNQEKLEEIEL